Proteins encoded together in one Thermococcus gammatolerans EJ3 window:
- a CDS encoding 30S ribosomal protein S27e — protein MALPKNLIPMPRSRFLRVKCIDCGNEQIVFSHPATKVRCLVCGATLVEPTGGKGVIKAKILEVLE, from the coding sequence ATGGCGCTCCCGAAGAACCTCATCCCGATGCCGAGGAGCAGGTTCCTCCGCGTCAAGTGCATTGACTGCGGCAACGAGCAGATAGTCTTCAGCCACCCTGCTACTAAGGTCCGCTGCCTCGTCTGCGGTGCAACGCTCGTCGAACCGACCGGCGGAAAGGGTGTCATCAAGGCCAAAATCCTCGAAGTTCTTGAGTGA
- a CDS encoding 50S ribosomal protein L44e: MKYPKKIRTYCPYCKKHTIHKVEKVKKRPRSELSQGQRRFRRIMKGYHGFPRPNPAGREKPVKKLDLRFRCTVCGKAHTRGKGFRVKKFELVEV; this comes from the coding sequence ATGAAGTATCCCAAGAAGATAAGGACCTACTGCCCATACTGTAAGAAGCACACCATACACAAGGTGGAGAAAGTTAAGAAGAGGCCAAGGAGCGAGCTCAGCCAGGGTCAGAGGCGCTTCAGGAGGATCATGAAGGGTTACCACGGTTTCCCGAGGCCAAACCCCGCTGGCAGGGAGAAGCCGGTCAAGAAGCTCGACCTCCGCTTCCGGTGCACCGTCTGCGGCAAGGCCCACACCAGAGGAAAGGGCTTCCGCGTTAAGAAGTTCGAGCTGGTGGAGGTGTGA
- a CDS encoding Trm112 family protein, whose amino-acid sequence MAKCPLCGKPLDWGELVEQMLSLENAEETLRDREKFLKAIEEFAFKCPHCGEEFYGRYLPREEAEKVFELLNEFKGSVDWENKRIRLRLNSLLALDKMLENWDKKMKG is encoded by the coding sequence ATGGCGAAGTGCCCGCTGTGCGGAAAGCCCCTCGACTGGGGGGAGCTGGTTGAGCAGATGCTGAGCCTTGAGAACGCCGAAGAAACGCTGAGGGACAGGGAGAAGTTCCTGAAGGCCATCGAGGAGTTCGCCTTCAAGTGCCCCCACTGCGGGGAGGAGTTCTACGGCAGGTACCTGCCGAGGGAAGAAGCAGAGAAGGTCTTTGAGCTCCTCAACGAGTTCAAGGGCTCGGTGGATTGGGAGAACAAGAGGATTCGCCTTAGACTGAACAGCCTTCTAGCCTTGGACAAGATGCTCGAGAACTGGGACAAAAAGATGAAGGGATAA
- a CDS encoding maleate cis-trans isomerase family protein, whose protein sequence is MYGWRGRFGLIVPSSNTTMEMELHSYLPYGVSLHVSRMPLRDVTEEELLKMSSMAVESAKLLRDAGVELILYGCTSGSFIGGKDFEKELEARIEDEVNVPVISTSTAVVEALKILDVRDILVVTPYTDEINQREKEFLEANEFNVLDIIGLGLTDNLQIGRLEPYEAYRLAKSAFMDEVEGIFISCTNWRTFEIIEALEDDLGVPVVTSNQASLWLALREMDVMERIPELGRLLTEY, encoded by the coding sequence ATGTACGGATGGAGAGGAAGGTTCGGTCTCATAGTGCCGTCATCTAACACCACGATGGAAATGGAGCTTCACAGCTACCTGCCCTACGGGGTCTCACTCCATGTCTCAAGGATGCCCCTGAGGGACGTCACTGAAGAGGAGCTCCTTAAGATGAGTAGCATGGCCGTTGAGAGCGCCAAGCTCCTCCGCGATGCGGGGGTTGAGCTGATACTCTACGGGTGCACGAGTGGCTCATTCATCGGTGGAAAGGACTTCGAAAAGGAGCTCGAGGCGAGAATAGAGGACGAGGTGAACGTCCCTGTGATAAGCACCAGCACAGCCGTCGTTGAGGCCCTGAAGATCCTCGACGTTAGGGATATCCTCGTTGTTACCCCGTACACCGACGAGATAAACCAGCGGGAGAAGGAGTTCCTGGAAGCGAACGAGTTCAACGTCCTTGACATAATCGGCCTTGGCCTCACGGACAACCTTCAGATCGGACGGCTTGAGCCGTACGAGGCCTATCGCCTCGCTAAGTCTGCCTTTATGGACGAGGTTGAGGGGATTTTCATAAGCTGCACTAACTGGAGGACCTTTGAGATAATCGAGGCGCTCGAGGACGACCTTGGCGTTCCCGTCGTGACGAGCAACCAGGCTTCCCTGTGGCTCGCACTCAGGGAGATGGATGTCATGGAAAGAATTCCTGAGCTTGGGAGGCTTTTGACGGAGTATTAG
- a CDS encoding DUF998 domain-containing protein, translating into MSPTRFASYVALSLPIIFIVGLTVVIHANPWFSLQNNALSDMGSLKNPNRWLFNGLLMLFAVIAMVPSVVAFKHGLSYLMPLALLFLFLVGVFPEELPYHAPSAVLFYVLALADIALVGIKLGRQNSVNYLWSVLSVVVFITMLYLIRARVFKGLAIPELIGASFILAWFVYIGILLRFETLS; encoded by the coding sequence ATGAGTCCCACACGCTTCGCCTCCTACGTAGCCCTCTCCCTCCCCATCATCTTCATCGTGGGCCTAACAGTGGTTATCCACGCAAACCCCTGGTTCTCGCTCCAGAACAACGCGCTGAGCGACATGGGGTCGCTCAAGAACCCCAACCGCTGGCTCTTCAACGGCCTCCTGATGCTCTTCGCCGTGATTGCAATGGTTCCGTCAGTGGTAGCATTCAAACACGGACTCTCCTACCTGATGCCCCTCGCGCTCCTTTTCCTATTCCTTGTTGGGGTTTTCCCCGAGGAGCTCCCCTATCACGCTCCCTCGGCAGTGTTATTCTACGTTCTGGCACTGGCAGACATAGCGCTCGTCGGGATAAAGCTCGGCCGTCAGAATTCGGTCAACTACCTCTGGAGCGTTCTCTCGGTTGTCGTGTTCATCACGATGCTCTACCTGATTAGGGCGAGGGTGTTCAAGGGGCTGGCGATTCCGGAGCTGATAGGAGCGTCCTTCATCCTCGCGTGGTTCGTTTACATTGGCATCTTGCTGAGGTTTGAAACCCTGAGTTGA
- a CDS encoding ABC transporter permease: MIAIVRKELKEYLLKPGSISWGFVFPVVFTFSFIVRLGSVDQVAPGMVAIASLFGTTSFVSSSIIFERRLRTIERLLLAPLSYGEIVLGKILVGTIFGSIVSLTTLALLLWFMVYPVWNWPLTLLAILLSGFAFSALGVYISLKVRNPINVMTWLNVLRLPMIFTSSALVSFGLFPNWFLAVGLLTPMTYAVESIRYGMLYYTDAIPPVTAFLATIALGLLFTLLATRALKNLY, encoded by the coding sequence ATGATAGCAATAGTCAGGAAAGAGCTCAAGGAGTACCTTTTAAAACCGGGATCGATCAGCTGGGGGTTTGTGTTTCCCGTAGTCTTTACGTTTTCGTTCATAGTTAGACTGGGAAGCGTGGATCAGGTCGCCCCGGGAATGGTGGCAATAGCCTCACTCTTTGGAACGACCTCCTTCGTTTCTTCCTCCATAATCTTCGAGAGGAGACTCAGGACTATTGAAAGGCTCCTGCTGGCCCCCCTAAGCTACGGAGAGATAGTTTTGGGAAAGATACTCGTCGGGACAATATTCGGGAGCATTGTGAGCCTAACAACGCTTGCACTCCTGCTGTGGTTCATGGTGTACCCCGTGTGGAACTGGCCGCTTACGCTCCTCGCGATACTGCTCTCCGGCTTTGCCTTCTCCGCTCTCGGCGTATACATCTCGCTGAAGGTTAGGAACCCGATAAACGTCATGACATGGCTCAACGTGCTGAGGCTCCCTATGATCTTCACGAGCAGTGCGCTGGTATCGTTCGGCCTCTTCCCCAACTGGTTCCTCGCCGTCGGGCTTTTGACACCGATGACCTACGCGGTGGAATCCATAAGGTACGGTATGCTCTACTATACGGACGCAATCCCACCGGTCACCGCGTTCCTGGCGACCATCGCGCTAGGGCTGCTCTTCACTCTCCTTGCGACGAGAGCGTTGAAAAACCTGTATTGA
- a CDS encoding DUF835 domain-containing protein, producing the protein MQDSLIVIAGALIVMGIDVLAALLIFSIYRKNRRTSALLFSMAWLCDFLAIATSSSLTLKPLGLLLLPLFSSFMFAASFHLVEEEGVKIDKGTLKVLSTAPVAYMIYLLMVYWYTQDPEWTATAAASLGITGVFVTASGLIVKNVVSIYQSAAKYLYIGITLFGLHLIPAALFGQERWYIPIGFMLSASLIVLMTTAMVKIMRSESFRRIPLQELPQEPETELESPVAILHPEELQKIKEEFKDFPVLAFLRNTRDVPEAWRVYFMTTAPLSGEREKTIGPTELPRIGEIIYRYLQEMKSKNLRGVVLFDCIEYLLVYNSQESLLKFLAKVRDFVVMSNGFLILAVDPRGVEPHFIAQLRRILL; encoded by the coding sequence ATGCAGGACTCTTTGATTGTGATCGCGGGTGCCCTAATTGTGATGGGCATCGACGTGCTGGCGGCACTGCTGATATTCTCAATTTACCGCAAAAACAGGAGAACTTCCGCACTTCTCTTCTCCATGGCATGGCTCTGCGATTTTCTGGCTATAGCGACGTCGTCCTCCCTGACCTTAAAGCCCCTCGGCCTGTTGCTGCTACCGCTCTTCTCATCCTTCATGTTCGCGGCTTCTTTCCACCTCGTCGAAGAAGAGGGAGTCAAAATTGACAAGGGAACACTTAAAGTACTCTCAACGGCCCCTGTTGCCTACATGATTTATCTTCTCATGGTGTACTGGTACACGCAGGATCCAGAGTGGACGGCGACGGCTGCGGCTTCACTCGGCATCACAGGGGTTTTCGTGACAGCGTCCGGACTCATAGTGAAAAACGTTGTTAGCATATACCAAAGCGCCGCAAAATACCTCTACATCGGGATAACCCTGTTCGGCCTCCACCTCATTCCCGCCGCCCTCTTCGGCCAGGAGAGATGGTATATACCGATAGGGTTCATGCTCTCCGCGAGCCTGATAGTGCTGATGACAACGGCGATGGTCAAAATAATGCGCTCGGAGAGCTTCAGGAGGATACCCCTCCAAGAGCTTCCCCAGGAACCTGAGACGGAACTTGAGAGCCCAGTGGCCATACTTCATCCAGAGGAGCTGCAGAAGATAAAAGAGGAGTTCAAGGATTTTCCCGTTTTGGCGTTCCTCAGAAACACCCGCGATGTTCCTGAAGCATGGAGGGTTTATTTCATGACCACAGCCCCCCTCAGCGGGGAGAGGGAGAAAACGATAGGACCAACGGAACTTCCTAGGATTGGGGAGATAATCTACCGCTACCTTCAGGAGATGAAGTCAAAGAACCTCAGGGGTGTTGTGCTGTTCGATTGTATCGAATACCTGCTTGTGTACAACAGTCAGGAAAGCCTGCTTAAGTTTCTGGCAAAGGTCAGGGACTTCGTGGTGATGAGCAACGGTTTCCTGATACTGGCGGTTGATCCCCGGGGGGTTGAGCCCCACTTTATTGCCCAGCTCAGGAGGATCCTCCTCTGA
- the thiI gene encoding tRNA uracil 4-sulfurtransferase ThiI, with translation MNVVIVRYGEIGTKSRQTRRWFENILMNNIREALVSEGIEFKKVEAKHGRILVRTNRAKEAVDVLTRVFGIVSLSPAMEVEANLEKINKTALKLFRRKKRELGLERPRFRVTARRITKEFPLKSPEIQAKVGEYILENEESEVDLHNYDIEVGVELMEGKVYVFVDKVKAWGGLPIGTQGKVVALLSGGIDSPVAAFLMMKRGVEVIPVHIYMGEKTLEKVRKIWNQLKKYHYGGKAELIVVKPKERKRIIEKLKELGKEKYTCVFCKFMMVRHADKIAKDFGAKGIVMGDSLGQVASQTLENMYIVSQASDLPIYRPLIGMDKEEIVSIAKRIGTFELSTLPEDEIPFIPRHPIIRGSWEEFRKLYRAVFGEEPRKREC, from the coding sequence ATGAACGTCGTCATAGTCCGCTACGGCGAGATTGGAACGAAGTCGAGGCAGACGAGGAGGTGGTTCGAGAACATACTCATGAACAACATACGGGAAGCTTTGGTGAGCGAAGGAATCGAGTTTAAAAAGGTCGAGGCCAAGCACGGGAGGATTCTCGTGAGGACGAACAGAGCCAAAGAGGCCGTTGACGTCCTGACGAGGGTTTTTGGCATAGTCTCGCTCTCACCCGCGATGGAGGTCGAGGCGAACCTTGAGAAAATCAACAAAACCGCGCTAAAGCTCTTCCGGAGGAAGAAGAGGGAGCTCGGCCTTGAGAGGCCACGCTTTAGAGTCACGGCGAGGAGAATCACCAAGGAGTTTCCCCTGAAGAGTCCAGAAATTCAGGCAAAGGTGGGGGAATACATCCTCGAGAACGAGGAGAGCGAGGTTGACCTTCACAACTACGATATCGAGGTAGGCGTCGAGCTGATGGAGGGCAAAGTGTACGTCTTCGTTGACAAGGTTAAAGCCTGGGGAGGACTGCCGATAGGCACGCAGGGCAAGGTTGTTGCGCTCCTCAGCGGGGGCATAGACTCACCCGTCGCTGCATTCCTAATGATGAAGCGCGGTGTCGAAGTGATTCCAGTTCACATCTACATGGGCGAGAAGACCCTTGAGAAGGTCAGGAAAATCTGGAACCAGCTGAAGAAGTACCACTACGGCGGAAAGGCCGAGCTAATCGTTGTCAAGCCGAAGGAGCGCAAGAGAATCATTGAGAAGCTGAAGGAACTCGGGAAGGAGAAGTACACCTGCGTGTTCTGCAAGTTCATGATGGTGAGGCACGCGGATAAGATAGCCAAGGACTTCGGCGCGAAGGGCATCGTGATGGGCGACTCCCTCGGGCAGGTGGCTTCGCAGACGCTCGAAAACATGTACATCGTCAGCCAGGCGAGCGATTTACCGATTTACAGGCCGTTGATAGGCATGGACAAGGAGGAGATAGTTAGCATAGCGAAGAGAATCGGAACCTTCGAGCTGTCCACCCTGCCTGAGGACGAGATACCCTTCATCCCGAGGCACCCGATAATAAGGGGCTCGTGGGAGGAGTTCAGGAAGCTCTACAGGGCGGTCTTCGGAGAGGAGCCGAGGAAGAGGGAGTGCTGA
- a CDS encoding WD40 repeat domain-containing protein, which translates to MKNRKIPMMLAIVLLFTITPAVTAQPHWSWRYDDECMVFAMDFNSRGHLALAFGYYAVLLTPEGKRVFKSPTRDLAYSIAVSDNNYVLAGTRGNFVQLFNPTGKLVFEYKTGDQVWAVDISKDGTRFVAGSNDGWVYYFSGKELLWKANTGAPIWGALMTPRGIITGNDAGSLILYSYNGSVVWKKNLNGRIWRVRVSGNYVAVLSLHTGEAVTSDVYLLTLDGNTVWRRHFEEYVRDVDVDNGTVAITGDIGEILAVGLNNETLWEFPNFNPAWHIAFRKGYTLAGGGGQVAFFIDPSGNPVWIFEDNLSITAVAMSPNGRYLAVADRTFEQINCRGHVYFLDRFPGGELVSTTSTSGVPGSGPSEGELTSTSPTGKTPPMDSDAIHTHTTAQTAGENGENGFPREKISFIAVTGIVLLLLVLLVREMRE; encoded by the coding sequence ATGAAAAACAGAAAAATCCCGATGATGCTCGCAATCGTTCTCCTCTTCACCATAACCCCTGCGGTAACCGCACAGCCCCACTGGAGCTGGAGATACGACGACGAGTGCATGGTCTTTGCCATGGACTTCAACAGCAGGGGCCACCTCGCACTCGCCTTTGGCTATTACGCGGTTCTGCTCACACCGGAGGGGAAAAGGGTTTTCAAGTCTCCCACGCGGGATCTGGCCTACTCAATTGCGGTGAGCGACAACAACTACGTCTTAGCCGGCACAAGGGGGAACTTTGTCCAGCTCTTTAACCCAACGGGAAAGCTCGTCTTCGAGTACAAAACCGGCGATCAGGTGTGGGCCGTTGACATATCAAAAGACGGGACGAGATTCGTTGCAGGCAGTAACGATGGATGGGTTTACTACTTCTCCGGAAAAGAACTCCTGTGGAAGGCCAACACCGGTGCCCCCATCTGGGGAGCCCTCATGACGCCAAGGGGGATAATCACCGGCAACGACGCTGGCTCTCTGATCCTCTATTCCTACAATGGCAGTGTGGTTTGGAAGAAGAACCTGAACGGAAGGATCTGGCGCGTTAGAGTTTCCGGAAACTACGTGGCGGTTCTCTCCCTGCACACGGGGGAGGCCGTAACCTCGGACGTGTACCTCTTAACCCTCGATGGGAACACCGTGTGGAGAAGACATTTTGAAGAGTACGTGAGGGACGTGGACGTTGATAATGGAACGGTGGCAATTACAGGAGACATCGGTGAAATCCTAGCGGTGGGGTTGAACAACGAAACCCTGTGGGAGTTCCCCAACTTCAACCCCGCGTGGCACATCGCTTTTAGAAAGGGCTACACCCTCGCAGGAGGTGGAGGACAGGTTGCTTTCTTCATCGACCCCTCCGGAAACCCGGTCTGGATCTTCGAGGACAACCTGAGCATAACGGCCGTCGCCATGAGCCCGAACGGGAGGTACCTGGCCGTTGCCGACAGGACTTTTGAGCAGATAAACTGCAGGGGACACGTCTACTTCCTCGACAGGTTCCCTGGGGGAGAGCTCGTTTCAACAACCTCAACGTCGGGCGTTCCCGGAAGCGGGCCCTCTGAAGGAGAGCTAACTTCTACATCCCCAACCGGGAAAACTCCACCGATGGATTCAGACGCAATCCACACCCACACAACGGCTCAGACGGCCGGGGAAAACGGCGAGAATGGATTCCCCCGGGAGAAAATATCCTTTATCGCGGTTACCGGCATCGTCCTGCTCCTCCTGGTCCTTCTCGTTAGGGAGATGAGAGAATGA
- a CDS encoding ABC transporter ATP-binding protein, with the protein MKYAIVAENLRKRYGNTVAVDGISFKVKRGEIFALLGPNGAGKTTTVRMLTTLTRIDEGNAYVNGFSVKSERRKVKESIGVVLDVSNLYEELTVEENLTFVAELYGAPRENVKKIIQEFNLPEKKKFGKLSSGFKRRVAIAAALVHDPPIVFMDEPTVALDVRSARALRELISSLNLRGRTIFLTTHNMEEAEKLPHRIAIINRGRIVAIGTRNELRKLIGARVKIRIKIEPLHSKLLTDLQEFRPRFDGEYLTFESEDVDEFMEKLLKLKGELGFKLLHVSTELPTIEEIFLELTEEVENGGTKSCGGCPVCG; encoded by the coding sequence ATGAAGTACGCCATAGTAGCCGAGAACCTGAGGAAGAGGTACGGCAACACCGTAGCGGTCGATGGAATAAGCTTTAAAGTCAAGAGAGGGGAGATATTCGCCCTCCTCGGACCGAATGGGGCGGGAAAAACCACTACTGTGAGGATGCTCACGACCCTGACGAGGATAGACGAGGGGAACGCCTACGTAAACGGATTCAGCGTGAAAAGCGAGAGGAGAAAAGTCAAGGAGAGCATAGGGGTCGTCCTCGACGTCTCAAACCTCTACGAGGAGCTAACAGTAGAGGAAAACCTTACCTTCGTTGCGGAGCTCTACGGGGCTCCAAGGGAAAACGTGAAGAAAATCATACAGGAGTTCAACCTGCCGGAAAAAAAGAAGTTCGGAAAGCTGAGCTCGGGTTTCAAGAGAAGGGTCGCGATAGCGGCGGCGCTTGTTCACGATCCCCCGATAGTCTTCATGGATGAACCTACGGTGGCCCTCGACGTTCGATCCGCAAGGGCCCTTCGGGAGCTGATCTCGAGCTTAAACCTCAGGGGCAGGACGATATTTCTGACGACCCACAACATGGAGGAGGCAGAGAAACTTCCCCACAGGATAGCGATCATAAACAGGGGCAGGATAGTGGCCATCGGAACGAGAAACGAGCTTAGGAAACTCATTGGGGCGAGGGTGAAGATAAGGATAAAGATCGAACCCCTTCACTCGAAACTCCTAACGGATCTTCAGGAATTCAGGCCACGTTTTGACGGTGAGTACCTGACCTTTGAAAGTGAAGATGTAGATGAGTTCATGGAGAAACTCCTCAAGCTCAAAGGAGAGCTCGGCTTTAAGTTACTCCACGTGTCCACCGAGCTACCGACCATTGAAGAGATCTTCCTGGAACTGACGGAGGAAGTCGAGAACGGTGGGACGAAGTCCTGCGGGGGGTGTCCGGTTTGCGGATGA
- a CDS encoding adenine nucleotide alpha hydrolase family protein, with product MKAVALLSSGIDSPVAVYLMLRRGVEVVPVHFRQDPIKEEKVRELWEVLSKYGKLDELIVVDFAEEHVPVFERLKELKKERWTCIFCKWLMLRRACRIGHEVGASAIITGDSLGQVASQTLDNLMIVSSASDLPVLRPLIGMDKEEIVKIAKEIGTFEISAREEPPCPFTPRYPIVRGSPGGFRKVLEELRRCGNSL from the coding sequence ATGAAGGCGGTTGCACTGCTGAGCTCGGGCATTGACTCACCCGTCGCGGTTTACCTGATGCTCCGGAGGGGGGTAGAGGTAGTTCCGGTTCACTTCAGGCAGGATCCCATCAAAGAAGAAAAGGTCCGCGAGCTCTGGGAGGTTCTGAGTAAATACGGCAAGCTCGACGAGCTAATAGTTGTAGATTTTGCGGAGGAGCATGTTCCGGTGTTTGAGAGGCTGAAGGAGCTCAAGAAGGAGCGCTGGACGTGCATATTCTGCAAGTGGCTGATGCTTAGAAGGGCCTGCAGAATTGGGCACGAGGTCGGGGCGAGCGCGATAATAACCGGCGACTCCCTCGGCCAAGTGGCAAGTCAAACCCTCGACAACCTCATGATAGTGAGCTCGGCCAGCGACCTACCTGTATTGAGGCCCCTAATCGGAATGGACAAGGAGGAAATTGTTAAGATAGCCAAGGAGATAGGGACGTTCGAAATAAGCGCCCGTGAGGAACCGCCTTGTCCCTTCACGCCGAGGTACCCCATAGTGAGGGGCTCACCGGGAGGGTTTAGAAAGGTACTGGAAGAACTCCGAAGATGTGGGAATAGTTTATAA